One part of the Fusobacterium pseudoperiodonticum genome encodes these proteins:
- the nusA gene encoding transcription termination factor NusA, translated as MKAKDSKIFLEALDELEKEKGISKESVLEAIELALLAAYKKNYGEDENVEVIVDRESGEIKVLASKTVVDADDLLDPNEEISLEDAKEIKKRAKIGDVLKFEVSCDNFRRNAVQNGKQIVIQKVREAEREHIYEKFKERENDIVSGIIRRIDNKKNIFIEIDGIELILPPAEQSYSDIYRVGERIKVFVYNVEKTNKFPKILISRKNEGLLKKLFEIEIPEISAGIIEIKSVAREAGSRAKVAVYSQVPNIDTVGACIGQKGTRIKNIVDELNGERIDIVEWKESMEQFVSAVLSPAVVSSVEILEDGTAKVLVEPSQLSLAIGKNGQNARLAARLTGARVDIKVLEKEEDDE; from the coding sequence AAAAGAAAAAGGAATTAGCAAAGAAAGTGTGCTGGAAGCTATAGAGTTAGCACTTTTAGCAGCATACAAAAAAAATTATGGTGAAGATGAAAATGTAGAAGTTATAGTGGATAGAGAGAGTGGAGAAATAAAAGTTCTAGCTAGCAAAACTGTTGTTGATGCTGATGACCTTTTAGATCCAAATGAAGAAATTTCACTAGAAGACGCTAAAGAAATCAAGAAAAGAGCGAAAATTGGGGATGTTCTAAAATTTGAAGTAAGCTGTGATAATTTTAGAAGAAATGCTGTCCAAAATGGAAAACAAATAGTTATCCAGAAGGTCAGAGAAGCTGAGAGAGAACATATCTATGAAAAGTTCAAAGAAAGAGAAAATGATATAGTTAGTGGTATAATAAGAAGAATTGACAATAAAAAGAATATTTTTATTGAAATTGATGGAATAGAATTGATACTACCTCCAGCAGAACAATCTTATTCTGATATCTATAGAGTAGGGGAAAGAATAAAAGTATTTGTATACAATGTTGAAAAGACAAATAAATTCCCTAAAATATTAATTTCAAGAAAGAATGAAGGACTTTTAAAGAAATTATTTGAAATCGAAATACCTGAAATATCAGCAGGTATTATAGAAATAAAATCTGTAGCTAGAGAAGCAGGATCAAGAGCTAAGGTTGCAGTATATTCTCAAGTGCCAAACATCGATACTGTAGGAGCTTGTATAGGACAAAAGGGTACAAGAATAAAAAATATAGTTGATGAATTAAATGGTGAAAGAATAGACATAGTTGAATGGAAAGAATCAATGGAACAATTTGTTTCAGCTGTACTTAGTCCAGCAGTTGTTTCAAGTGTTGAAATCTTAGAAGATGGAACAGCAAAAGTTCTAGTAGAACCATCACAACTATCATTAGCTATAGGAAAGAATGGACAAAATGCAAGACTTGCTGCTAGATTGACAGGAGCAAGAGTGGATATCAAAGTTCTAGAAAAGGAAGAAGATGATGAGTAA